A window of the Vicinamibacteria bacterium genome harbors these coding sequences:
- the apaG gene encoding Co2+/Mg2+ efflux protein ApaG translates to MSNTVTRGVRVQVKSSYLPERSSPRDEHYFFTYRVRISNEGPETVQLVSREWIITNAEGEVERVRGPGVVGEQPVLGPGESFEYTSFCPLRTRIGSMHGSYRMVTASGESFDAAIAPFSLAVPTALN, encoded by the coding sequence ATGAGCAATACCGTCACCCGGGGCGTCCGCGTGCAAGTGAAGAGCAGCTACCTCCCGGAACGCAGTTCACCCCGCGACGAGCACTACTTCTTCACCTACCGGGTCCGCATTTCCAACGAAGGGCCGGAGACCGTGCAGCTCGTGAGTCGGGAGTGGATCATCACCAACGCCGAGGGCGAGGTGGAGAGAGTCCGGGGGCCGGGCGTCGTCGGTGAGCAGCCGGTGCTGGGCCCGGGGGAGTCGTTCGAGTACACGAGCTTTTGCCCACTGAGAACACGGATTGGCTCCATGCACGGCTCGTATCGGATGGTGACCGCGAGCGGCGAGTCATTCGATGCCGCCATTGCCCCCTTCTCGCTGGCGGTGCCGACGGCGCTGAATTGA
- the dapF gene encoding diaminopimelate epimerase has protein sequence MNFAKAHGLGNDFILVAARDAPSPVAPWARRLCNRHRGIGGDGLLLHEPAPDGVRMRLVNADGSEAEISGNGVRCLAALAVRAGWAPAEHVVHTAPGPRRVRVESLEGSRFRVGTDLGPPILATASIPVALEPPQPLLVDHPLEAAGRTVRITALSFGNPHCALLLEQPAEDALIALLGPALEGHPFFPHRTNVEFVSVTDPGQVRARFWERGVGPTSASGTGAASAAVAAILAGRANRHLRVVCDGGTLEVEWPEGGAVFQTGEVEILFEGEWLA, from the coding sequence GTGAATTTCGCTAAGGCCCATGGCCTGGGCAACGACTTCATCCTCGTCGCCGCCCGGGACGCGCCGTCCCCGGTGGCCCCATGGGCGCGGCGCCTGTGCAATCGCCACCGGGGGATCGGGGGGGATGGCTTGCTTCTCCACGAACCCGCTCCCGACGGGGTCCGGATGCGTCTGGTAAACGCCGATGGTAGCGAGGCCGAGATCTCCGGCAACGGAGTGCGCTGCCTTGCCGCCCTGGCCGTGCGCGCGGGCTGGGCACCCGCCGAGCACGTCGTCCACACCGCGCCCGGACCCCGGCGGGTGCGGGTCGAGAGCCTCGAGGGAAGCCGCTTTCGCGTGGGCACCGACCTGGGCCCCCCGATCCTGGCCACGGCATCCATTCCCGTCGCCCTCGAACCGCCGCAACCCCTCCTCGTCGATCATCCCCTGGAGGCCGCCGGTCGCACGGTCCGGATCACGGCGCTCTCCTTCGGGAACCCGCACTGCGCTCTCCTCCTCGAGCAGCCCGCGGAGGACGCCCTCATCGCCCTCCTCGGCCCGGCCCTCGAGGGCCATCCCTTCTTTCCCCATCGCACCAACGTCGAGTTCGTCTCCGTGACGGACCCCGGCCAGGTGCGGGCCCGGTTCTGGGAGCGGGGAGTGGGGCCGACCAGCGCCTCCGGGACGGGGGCCGCCAGCGCGGCCGTGGCCGCCATCCTCGCCGGCCGCGCCAACCGTCATCTGCGCGTGGTGTGTGACGGCGGCACGCTCGAAGTCGAGTGGCCGGAGGGAGGAGCCGTCTTCCAAACGGGCGAGGTCGAGATCCTCTTCGAAGGGGAGTGGCTGGCCTAG
- a CDS encoding MauE/DoxX family redox-associated membrane protein codes for MNALRHPGLHLILRLLLGGLFVYASLNKIADPPAFARIVYQWQVFGAVPSNLVAVILPWVEALAGILLLAGIWKREAALVVALLLVVFLAAAGSVMARGIDVENCGCTSVAAKAEAGVFHGVGWFLVLRNAFLLASSLVLVGVPADAVEGRRALVQAEGPSR; via the coding sequence ATGAACGCGCTCCGCCACCCCGGACTCCATCTCATCCTCCGTCTCCTCCTCGGCGGTCTGTTCGTCTATGCCAGTCTGAACAAGATCGCAGACCCCCCCGCCTTCGCCCGCATCGTCTACCAATGGCAGGTCTTTGGAGCCGTCCCCTCCAACCTGGTGGCCGTGATCCTGCCCTGGGTCGAAGCCCTGGCCGGGATCCTGCTCCTGGCCGGGATCTGGAAGCGCGAGGCTGCGCTCGTGGTCGCGCTCCTGCTCGTGGTGTTCCTGGCCGCGGCGGGCTCGGTGATGGCCCGCGGCATCGACGTCGAGAACTGCGGTTGCACCTCGGTGGCGGCCAAGGCGGAGGCAGGCGTATTCCACGGCGTCGGCTGGTTCCTGGTGCTCCGCAACGCCTTCCTGCTGGCCTCGAGCCTGGTCCTGGTGGGCGTACCCGCGGATGCGGTCGAGGGCCGCCGCGCCCTGGTGCAGGCGGAGGGTCCCTCCCGTTGA